The bacterium genome window below encodes:
- a CDS encoding GNAT family N-acetyltransferase, with translation MPLALLKNPADGALAPLLKKSRPLSLRFEGAIFENERGVPIWADDPRSPRLALHQGKGWLAPIGEKDRLITHLDEIEAICAGLTDPGDEPLIKLSALSLAFRDEIAAIRPVRRETRCGLYTLAETDFRPFQEGPIVETLQEADSSLLAEHDLYGATPAYCARRIRSAPSAAVRIEGELAAYMIVHDNGSIGMLHTLEPFRNRSLARRVVSALVERQWARGRAVYCYIVDGNVSSQKVFTSLGFRRAAEVCWTVFEKEAG, from the coding sequence GTGCCGCTCGCCCTCTTGAAAAACCCCGCAGACGGGGCGCTTGCCCCCCTTCTGAAGAAATCCCGCCCGCTCAGCCTTCGTTTCGAGGGCGCAATTTTCGAAAACGAGAGGGGCGTCCCGATCTGGGCGGATGATCCGCGATCCCCCCGCCTGGCGCTGCACCAGGGCAAGGGCTGGCTCGCACCCATCGGAGAGAAGGACAGACTCATCACGCATCTGGATGAGATCGAGGCCATCTGCGCCGGGCTCACCGACCCGGGCGATGAGCCGCTCATCAAGCTGAGTGCCCTTTCCCTTGCCTTTCGCGACGAGATCGCCGCCATCCGTCCGGTTCGGCGGGAAACCCGCTGCGGCCTCTACACCCTTGCGGAAACCGACTTCCGCCCTTTTCAGGAAGGCCCCATCGTCGAAACGCTTCAGGAGGCGGATTCATCCCTCCTCGCGGAACACGATCTCTACGGCGCAACGCCCGCCTACTGCGCCCGCCGGATCCGGTCCGCCCCAAGCGCCGCCGTGCGGATCGAGGGCGAGCTGGCCGCCTACATGATCGTCCACGACAACGGCTCCATCGGCATGCTCCACACCCTGGAACCGTTCCGGAACCGGAGTCTCGCCCGGCGGGTCGTCTCCGCTCTCGTCGAGCGCCAGTGGGCGCGCGGGCGCGCGGTGTACTGCTATATCGTTGACGGCAATGTGTCTTCGCAAAAAGTCTTTACGAGTCTCGGGTTCCGCCGGGCGGCGGAGGTGTGCTGGACGGTTTTCGAGAAAGAGGCCGGATAA
- a CDS encoding glycosyltransferase family 2 protein, which produces MEENSPARPLLSVIMPCYNERQTIREIVALVLKVPLPLELIIVDDGSTDGTREILAEIEKTGIRVIYHVENQGKGGALSTGFAAARGEVMVVQDADLEYDPLELPELYGPIKKGVADVVYGTRFGGKPQRIHMFWHKTGNRFLTFLTNVLFNSTLTDMETCYKMFRREVVENITIRSRGFDVEPELTAKIFKAKKWRVYELPISYYGRSYEEGKKITWRDGLKAIGTLIRYRFTD; this is translated from the coding sequence ATGGAAGAGAACTCCCCCGCGCGGCCGCTCCTGAGCGTCATCATGCCCTGCTACAACGAGCGGCAGACCATTCGCGAGATTGTGGCGCTGGTCCTGAAAGTACCCCTGCCGCTTGAGCTGATCATCGTGGACGATGGGAGCACGGACGGCACGCGCGAGATTCTGGCCGAAATCGAAAAAACCGGCATCCGGGTCATCTATCACGTCGAGAACCAGGGGAAGGGCGGCGCGCTTTCCACCGGCTTCGCGGCGGCGCGGGGCGAGGTGATGGTCGTTCAGGACGCCGATCTGGAGTACGACCCCCTTGAGTTGCCCGAGCTTTACGGCCCCATCAAAAAGGGCGTGGCCGATGTCGTCTACGGGACAAGATTCGGCGGAAAGCCCCAGCGCATTCACATGTTCTGGCACAAAACGGGCAACCGTTTCCTGACCTTTCTCACGAATGTTCTCTTCAACAGCACGCTGACGGACATGGAGACCTGCTACAAGATGTTCCGCCGAGAGGTGGTGGAAAACATCACCATCCGCTCGCGGGGTTTCGATGTCGAACCCGAACTGACGGCGAAGATTTTCAAGGCAAAAAAATGGCGGGTCTATGAACTGCCCATCTCCTACTACGGGCGCTCCTACGAAGAGGGCAAAAAGATCACCTGGCGAGACGGCCTGAAAGCCATCGGGACGCTCATCCGCTACCGCTTTACGGATTGA
- a CDS encoding cyclase family protein has translation MPRYIDISCEIRSGVPIPPGVPQKVKHTTGYRGPDSHHWQATWLEMSAHTGSHVDSTKHVVKDGPNIGEVDFHRYMGEAVILDLIHMGKPNAVLKAEHFKGMEAKCRPGDIIVVRTDWGHKMFGKMEYYTESPYMDTSAAQWLVDRKPKAIAFDFFEEYDARRTDFDSTEFYVHHIMLGADVVLIEGLDNLGAIGQERFFMMALPIKIMDAEASPVRAIAVVEDE, from the coding sequence GTGCCGCGATACATTGATATCAGCTGCGAGATTCGGAGCGGGGTGCCGATTCCGCCGGGTGTCCCGCAAAAAGTGAAGCACACGACCGGCTACCGCGGCCCCGACTCCCACCACTGGCAGGCCACCTGGCTGGAGATGAGCGCCCACACCGGCTCCCACGTGGACAGCACCAAGCATGTGGTCAAGGACGGCCCCAACATCGGGGAGGTGGATTTCCACCGCTACATGGGCGAGGCCGTCATACTCGATCTGATCCACATGGGGAAGCCGAACGCTGTGCTAAAGGCCGAGCATTTCAAGGGCATGGAAGCGAAGTGCCGCCCGGGCGACATCATCGTCGTCCGTACCGATTGGGGCCACAAGATGTTCGGGAAGATGGAGTACTATACCGAGTCTCCCTACATGGACACTTCCGCCGCCCAGTGGCTCGTCGATCGGAAGCCCAAGGCCATCGCCTTCGACTTTTTCGAGGAATACGACGCCCGGCGGACCGATTTCGACTCGACCGAATTTTATGTCCACCACATCATGCTGGGGGCCGATGTCGTTCTCATCGAGGGACTGGACAACCTTGGGGCCATCGGGCAAGAGCGTTTCTTCATGATGGCGCTTCCCATCAAAATCATGGACGCCGAGGCTTCCCCCGTCCGGGCCATCGCCGTCGTGGAGGACGAGTAA
- a CDS encoding redoxin domain-containing protein, with protein MPGMEELYKNYKDKGVDFYVIYSREPHAGERKYFRKYKQHTSYEHKLSYAKELVETFGMEVPVLVDDLEETVAKAFGWMPNMVYVIDKEGKISYKATWTDQPRIDKVLDNLLAEQKKAGAAATA; from the coding sequence GTGCCGGGCATGGAAGAGCTTTACAAGAATTACAAAGACAAGGGCGTTGACTTTTATGTCATCTACTCCCGCGAACCGCATGCGGGCGAGCGGAAATATTTCCGCAAATACAAGCAGCACACCTCCTACGAGCACAAGCTCAGCTATGCGAAAGAGCTCGTCGAAACGTTCGGGATGGAAGTGCCCGTTCTCGTGGATGATCTCGAAGAGACCGTCGCCAAGGCTTTCGGCTGGATGCCGAACATGGTCTATGTCATCGACAAGGAAGGAAAAATTTCCTACAAAGCGACCTGGACTGATCAGCCGCGCATCGACAAGGTTCTGGACAATCTCCTCGCCGAGCAGAAAAAAGCCGGGGCCGCGGCAACGGCCTGA
- a CDS encoding MFS transporter: MSANDAAASSPDSSLISEKIPWASMGLLFGAHFLVDSQVSFLSPLLPLIQEKFHLTLGGAGVLVYLISIANAGGQPLTAILVDRWPRAPWLVVGLIGSSFFLTAMGWLPYYGALVVAVPVGGFLAGLAHPDMASRAGALSARHRALSVSFFVSGGRLGFSLGPLIAIFVAQKWGMEWLWVYVVVNAVAVFGIMKGLPKPEVKEGATLLKGLGHALWKARKPASLLLGVTICRAIVAINVQGFLPTLYVERGLGLWSGGIANSILLFFGMGGVMLGGVLADRYEKKSIISFGIMLAFFSMIGFLLVPPGWGMFVLSALGVGIYMPMGVSMAFGQEILPTHRGFASALTLGASWGIASFSVVPLAVLAERVGLFQAFWALPVSLLLAFTLSRFLPKSV, translated from the coding sequence TTGAGCGCGAACGATGCGGCGGCTTCCTCCCCTGATTCTTCCTTGATCTCGGAAAAAATCCCCTGGGCTTCGATGGGGCTCTTGTTCGGGGCGCACTTCCTGGTGGACAGCCAGGTGAGTTTTCTCTCGCCGCTCCTTCCCCTGATTCAGGAAAAATTTCATTTGACCTTGGGCGGAGCCGGAGTGCTCGTCTATCTCATCTCTATCGCCAACGCGGGTGGGCAGCCGCTCACCGCCATTTTGGTGGATCGGTGGCCGCGCGCGCCCTGGCTGGTGGTGGGGCTGATCGGAAGCTCATTTTTCCTGACGGCGATGGGATGGCTCCCCTATTACGGGGCTTTGGTGGTGGCGGTACCGGTCGGCGGTTTTCTCGCAGGCCTCGCCCATCCGGATATGGCCTCGCGGGCCGGGGCGCTGAGCGCCAGGCACCGCGCGCTCTCGGTGAGTTTTTTTGTCTCGGGCGGCCGGCTCGGATTTTCGCTCGGTCCCCTGATCGCCATCTTTGTTGCCCAAAAATGGGGGATGGAGTGGCTCTGGGTGTATGTCGTGGTGAACGCCGTTGCGGTGTTCGGAATCATGAAAGGGCTGCCCAAGCCTGAGGTGAAAGAGGGGGCGACCCTCCTCAAGGGGCTTGGCCATGCGCTCTGGAAGGCCCGGAAGCCGGCGTCCCTCCTTTTGGGAGTGACCATCTGCCGGGCTATCGTGGCCATTAATGTGCAGGGTTTCCTGCCGACGCTTTATGTGGAGCGGGGATTGGGCCTTTGGAGCGGCGGCATCGCGAACAGCATCCTGCTTTTTTTCGGCATGGGCGGCGTCATGCTGGGCGGCGTCCTGGCCGATCGCTACGAAAAAAAGTCCATCATCAGTTTCGGCATCATGCTGGCTTTTTTCAGCATGATCGGATTTTTGTTGGTGCCCCCGGGCTGGGGGATGTTCGTGTTGTCGGCGTTGGGCGTGGGGATCTACATGCCGATGGGGGTGAGCATGGCCTTCGGGCAGGAGATCCTCCCGACCCATCGCGGCTTTGCGAGCGCGCTCACGCTGGGTGCCTCCTGGGGGATTGCCAGTTTTTCGGTCGTGCCCCTCGCGGTGCTCGCGGAGCGGGTGGGACTTTTCCAGGCCTTCTGGGCGCTGCCGGTTTCGCTGCTGCTGGCGTTCACCCTCTCGCGGTTTCTGCCCAAATCGGTGTAA